In Kitasatospora viridis, a single window of DNA contains:
- a CDS encoding DUF969 domain-containing protein produces the protein MIVLLGVLIVVAGFAARRNPVLIVGVSGVFTALLAGLGPLKVLDAFGAAFASSRSVTLFAITLPVIGLLERHGLQEQARALMGRLAGLSTGRLLAIYLVIRQLGAATGLTALGGPAQAVRPMIAPMAEAATERRHGPLTGRARERLRSFAASADTVGLFFGEDCFLAVGSILLITGFVNATYHTHLEPAQLALWAIPSAVCATLVHGARLLRLDRTLARESAGAATEPTLEGAK, from the coding sequence GTGATCGTTCTTCTCGGCGTCCTCATCGTGGTGGCGGGCTTCGCCGCCAGGCGAAATCCCGTCCTGATCGTCGGCGTCTCCGGCGTGTTCACCGCCCTGCTGGCCGGGCTCGGCCCGCTGAAGGTGCTGGACGCCTTCGGCGCGGCCTTCGCGTCCAGCCGCTCCGTCACCCTGTTCGCCATCACCCTGCCCGTCATCGGCCTGTTGGAGCGTCACGGATTGCAGGAGCAGGCCCGCGCACTGATGGGCCGGCTCGCCGGGCTCAGCACCGGCCGGCTCCTCGCGATCTACCTGGTGATCCGTCAACTCGGCGCGGCCACCGGCCTGACCGCGCTCGGCGGGCCCGCCCAGGCCGTCCGCCCGATGATCGCCCCGATGGCGGAGGCCGCCACCGAGCGCCGGCACGGGCCGCTGACCGGGCGGGCCCGGGAGCGGCTGCGCTCGTTCGCCGCCAGCGCCGACACGGTTGGCCTGTTCTTCGGCGAGGACTGCTTCCTCGCGGTCGGCTCGATCCTGCTGATCACCGGCTTCGTCAACGCGACCTACCACACCCACCTGGAGCCCGCCCAGCTCGCGCTCTGGGCCATCCCGTCCGCCGTCTGCGCCACCCTGGTGCACGGCGCCCGGCTGCTGCGCCTGGACCGCACGCTCGCCCGGGAGTCGGCCGGCGCCGCCACCGAGCCGACCCTGGAGGGTGCCAAGTGA
- a CDS encoding GntR family transcriptional regulator: MTGVFDALAADRSRLARASAAQRVAELLREHITEGRLAPGTRLSEEQLGAALGVSRNTLREAFRLLADQRLVAHELNRGVFVRTLGPQDVVDIYVLRLALEVAGVRAVRRATPERLAAVRSALARAEEAEQRGDWGAVGTADLHFHLAVAGLADSERIDECMVRLAAELRLAFAAVPSAHALHEPFLRRNQVLAGLLESGEIDDAEVELTRYLDDARTVIVHAMTSSTR; the protein is encoded by the coding sequence GTGACCGGGGTTTTCGACGCACTGGCGGCCGACCGGAGTCGGCTGGCACGGGCCAGCGCAGCGCAGCGGGTGGCCGAACTGCTGCGCGAGCACATCACCGAGGGCCGGCTCGCACCCGGCACCCGGCTCTCCGAGGAGCAACTCGGCGCGGCCCTGGGCGTCTCCCGCAACACCCTGCGCGAGGCCTTCCGGCTGCTGGCCGACCAGCGGCTGGTGGCACACGAGTTGAACCGCGGCGTGTTCGTCCGCACGCTCGGCCCGCAGGACGTCGTGGACATCTACGTGCTGCGCCTGGCGCTGGAGGTGGCGGGCGTGCGGGCGGTGCGGCGGGCCACCCCGGAGCGGCTGGCCGCCGTGCGCAGCGCGCTGGCCCGGGCCGAGGAGGCCGAGCAGCGCGGCGACTGGGGCGCGGTCGGCACCGCCGACCTGCACTTCCACCTGGCCGTCGCCGGACTCGCCGACAGCGAGCGGATCGACGAGTGCATGGTCCGCCTCGCGGCCGAACTCCGCCTGGCCTTCGCCGCGGTGCCCTCCGCGCACGCGCTGCACGAGCCTTTCCTGCGCCGCAACCAGGTGCTCGCCGGGCTGCTCGAATCGGGCGAGATCGACGACGCCGAGGTCGAGTTGACCCGCTACCTGGACGACGCCCGGACGGTGATCGTCCACGCCATGACGTCGTCCACGCGATGA
- a CDS encoding sialidase family protein — protein sequence MHAPRTTLRTTVAGLCAGAAALALCTLPAQAAAPRSPAVAATYTTGTPSEVSAGCAGQNAETIQAADPAANAVYEVWMGCKGIGLAASTNGGNSFATPLTLPGSTGQKGSRTWDPAVTVAPDGTVYASFMTSRSGQSYPVVDVSTDHGASFRTAGVIVPPDQGNWGDRDFIAAGPDGTLYLTWDYGPSAAAVTSVCPPSGSCAFATGDVNAVVQKSTDGGRTWSAMSHISPGYPNSGGDSAPVLVEPDGSIDVVYQGYAVTNVPTDDLTVAYTYASRSTDGGATWSPPVRIGPDAGTMNSTEWWIDGAEALGPDGTLYATWDTQGSTTDTGWLAYSTDHGATWSTPVQAPPDTLNVPHLIQVVAGPPGIAYVSWLSSSDPRGYAQYLRTFSIAQGWLSDPVQVSRSFGATAVWPGDTFGLSALSPTRLVLGWGSAVAPDPTTDQIWSDTVDVTLP from the coding sequence GTGCACGCTCCCCGCACCACGCTCAGAACCACGGTCGCCGGCCTCTGCGCCGGCGCCGCGGCGCTCGCCCTCTGCACCCTCCCGGCCCAGGCCGCGGCGCCGCGCTCACCGGCCGTCGCGGCCACCTACACCACCGGCACCCCGAGCGAGGTCTCGGCCGGGTGCGCCGGCCAGAACGCCGAGACCATCCAGGCCGCCGACCCGGCGGCGAACGCCGTCTACGAGGTCTGGATGGGCTGCAAGGGCATCGGCCTCGCGGCCTCGACCAACGGCGGCAACTCCTTCGCCACCCCGCTCACCCTGCCGGGCAGCACGGGGCAGAAGGGCAGCCGCACGTGGGACCCGGCGGTCACCGTCGCCCCCGACGGCACGGTCTACGCCTCCTTCATGACCTCCCGCTCCGGCCAGAGCTACCCGGTCGTGGACGTCAGCACCGACCACGGCGCCAGCTTCCGCACCGCCGGCGTGATCGTCCCGCCGGACCAGGGCAACTGGGGCGACCGGGACTTCATCGCCGCAGGGCCGGACGGCACGCTCTACCTCACCTGGGACTACGGGCCGAGCGCGGCCGCCGTGACCAGCGTCTGCCCGCCCAGCGGCAGTTGCGCCTTCGCCACCGGCGACGTCAACGCCGTCGTGCAGAAGTCCACCGACGGCGGCCGGACGTGGAGCGCGATGTCGCACATCAGCCCCGGCTACCCGAACAGCGGCGGCGACAGCGCCCCGGTGCTGGTCGAGCCGGACGGCTCGATCGACGTGGTCTACCAGGGCTACGCCGTCACCAACGTTCCCACCGACGACCTGACGGTCGCCTACACCTACGCCAGCCGCTCCACCGACGGCGGGGCGACCTGGTCGCCGCCGGTGCGGATCGGCCCGGACGCCGGGACGATGAACAGCACCGAGTGGTGGATCGACGGCGCCGAGGCGCTCGGCCCGGACGGCACGCTCTACGCCACCTGGGACACCCAGGGCAGCACCACGGACACCGGCTGGCTCGCCTACTCGACCGACCACGGCGCCACCTGGTCCACCCCGGTCCAGGCGCCCCCGGACACCCTGAACGTGCCGCACCTGATCCAGGTGGTGGCCGGCCCGCCCGGCATCGCCTACGTGAGCTGGCTCTCCTCCAGCGACCCGCGCGGCTACGCCCAGTACCTGCGCACCTTCTCGATCGCCCAGGGCTGGCTCTCCGACCCGGTCCAGGTCTCCCGCTCCTTCGGCGCCACCGCGGTCTGGCCCGGCGACACCTTCGGCCTGTCCGCCCTCTCGCCGACCCGCCTGGTCCTCGGCTGGGGCAGCGCGGTCGCCCCCGACCCCACCACCGACCAGATCTGGTCCGACACGGTGGACGTGACGCTGCCCTAG
- a CDS encoding helix-turn-helix domain-containing protein has protein sequence MDTTTALGEFLRNRRARLRPEDVGLTPIGNRRRVPGLRREELAQLAGVSVTYYTRLEQGQSANASDGVLDAIARALRLNPDEHAHLRNLARPQRAGRAPAARPERARAATRQLIEAMDRVPAVVLDRCNEVLAWNRLGHALLAGHLDPAAPDRPAERPNLTRLLFLDPHTRELYAHWEEETRVALAALRLTVGQHPQDRRLAELVGELAIQSPAFSALWAKHPVRACTTGRKQLRHPLVGELELAFETLPLSDGSGHRMLLYSAAPDSPSAAALELLASLGLEVEGARRARDRSSRSS, from the coding sequence GCGCAACCGGCGCGCCCGGCTCCGGCCCGAGGACGTCGGCCTGACGCCGATCGGCAACCGCCGCCGGGTGCCCGGCCTGCGCCGCGAGGAGCTGGCCCAGCTGGCCGGGGTGAGCGTCACCTACTACACCCGACTGGAGCAGGGCCAGAGCGCCAACGCCTCCGACGGGGTGCTCGACGCGATCGCCCGGGCGCTGCGGCTCAACCCCGACGAGCACGCCCACCTGCGCAACCTGGCCCGCCCGCAGCGGGCCGGGCGCGCGCCCGCCGCCCGCCCCGAGCGGGCGCGGGCCGCCACCCGGCAGCTGATCGAGGCGATGGACCGGGTGCCGGCCGTGGTGCTCGACCGGTGCAACGAGGTGCTGGCGTGGAACCGGCTCGGCCACGCGCTGCTGGCCGGCCACCTCGACCCCGCCGCCCCCGACCGGCCCGCCGAGCGCCCCAACCTGACCCGGCTGCTCTTCCTCGACCCGCACACCCGGGAGCTGTACGCCCACTGGGAGGAGGAGACCCGGGTCGCCCTGGCGGCCCTGCGCCTGACGGTGGGTCAGCACCCGCAGGACCGCCGGCTCGCCGAGCTGGTCGGCGAACTGGCGATCCAGAGCCCGGCGTTCAGCGCGCTGTGGGCCAAGCACCCGGTGCGGGCCTGCACCACGGGCCGCAAGCAGCTGCGCCACCCGCTGGTCGGCGAGCTGGAACTGGCCTTCGAGACACTGCCGTTGTCGGACGGCAGCGGCCACCGGATGCTGCTGTACAGCGCGGCTCCGGACAGCCCGTCGGCCGCGGCGCTGGAGCTGCTGGCCTCGCTCGGCCTGGAGGTCGAGGGGGCCCGGCGGGCGCGCGACCGAAGCTCGCGTTCGAGCTAG